CTCGGGCGATCCCGTCGCTGAAGCGATCCATGAGACCCTTGAGGGTAGTCGTAGGGGTGCCGGGTGCGGCGGAGGGAGCGGCCGAAGCCCCTTGGGCAAGGCCGGAAGCCGCTTTGGAGGCGGCGTGGCGGGCGGCGCCCTTCGCCAGGCCTCGCGCGGCTCGGGAGGCTGCGCCGCCGCCCAACAGAAGGGAAAGATCGAATTCCACCATCACCGAAGTGGAGCCGTCGGCCCTCATCTCCACCCTGCCCCGGACGGGCGAGGGCGACTCCTTTTGCACCAGAGGGGGCGCAGGCGGAAACAGCCCCAGGGAGAGTTGCAAAGGATCGACGGGAGCGGGATTGGCTTTGGAATTGGGTGGGGTCATGGCTCCTCCTATTAAGGAAGCACCCACCCCTTCGTGAGTGTTTTCTTTATCGTCGGGCCCTGAAAATGGTTGCTAGCGCCATGATCCGGCGCGTCACGCCTCAAATATTCTGCACCGCCCGGAAAATCACGTTCAAACCCTCCCCTCCCGTCGCGGCCTCGAGGCGGAAGAGGTAGTATTTGTTCACCGTCACCCGGATCCCGCCGCCGCCGGTGAACTTGAAGTCCTTGAAGGCGAAATTGGAAATGCCGCCGAAGACGCGGCCGGTATCGAAAAAGACCGTGCCGTCGACGATGTCCCAGATCGGATAGCGGAACTCCACATTGAAGACCACGCTGCCCCGGTCGCGGAAACGCCCCTTGTCGAAGCCGCGCAGCGGCGAGTTCACGTCCAGCACCGCCAGGCGGTAGAACGGGATCTGGCTGCCCCCCGAGGTGTTTTGAAAGGTCCACCCGTTGTGCAACCAGAGCACGAGCCGCGGATGGCCCAGGGTGAAATACTGCTCCACGTCGACGTCCCACTGGAAGTAGTCGAAGCCCTTCTGGCCTATCCCCATGAAGCGGTGGAAGACGAGCTCGCGCAGGCCGCCACGGTGGGGGCTGACGTCGGGATCCCGCGTGTCGTGGGCCAGGCGAAACCCATAGTCGAGATAAGAGATGTTGCGGCCGAAGCCGGGAAGCTCGGCCGGCGGGAAATTCGCCTCCACCGGATCGGAGAGGCCGGCATGCCCGTTGTTGGCGAGTGCCGTGTCGAAGAAGATCCGGGGCGAGAAGCTTAAGTTCGGGATCAGCTCGAAGCCGAAACGCGTCCCCACCGTAAAGCGCCTCAGGCCGAACTCGCTCTTGGCCGACTCGTCGGTGTCGGGACCGATACCGAAGAAGTCCTCGTCGCCGTCCTTGTACCAGGTCGAGGCGAACTCGAAGGAGAAATCCCTGCCGAGGGCTTGGAAGGCCTTCTCGTTGCCCAGCGAAAACACGGCGCGCTGGTCGAGGTCCTGATAGAGGATGAAGTGCGTCTTCAGGTGATAGTCGCGGCGAAAGAGGTCGATGTGGGCCAGGCCCAAGCCGCCGCCGAACTTCCGCCCGTCGCCGACCGTCAGGATGGGGTAGACCGAGAAGCTGCGGTTCTCGTTGGTCAAAAATCCGACCGAGCGGCGCGAATACTTGTTCTTCTCGATGAGGTGCCCGAGCTTGTAGATCGGATAGGTGACGCCCTTCAGCACGTAATAGGGGATCGCGAAGGGAAAGACCTCGATGGGGGGCTCGGGCAGGGCCGCCGCTTGCGGGGCGCTCTCCGCGACGGGCGTCGGCGCGGGAGCGGTCTCGGCGCGCAGCATCCGCGTGAAGGTCAGGGCGGCGATCAGGCCGCAAGACAAGCGCGCAAATTTTTGGACCCGGCTAGCGGCCACGTCGCACCTTTCGGGAGAGCCGGCGAAACAGGCGCGGAATCAGGCCGGGACAGAGACGGCCGATCAGGACGAAGGCCTTGCCGTGCCAGGTGACGATCTTCTCCCGCCGCCGCCGCGCGACCGCGCGCACGATCTGCCGCGCCGCCTTTTCCGCCGGCATCTGCAGCCAAGCCGGCACGGGATCCTTCGCCTCCGCCCGATACAGGCCCTGGTTGTCCACGTGCCGGATCTCGGTCGCCACGAAGCCCGGGCTGATCAGCGTGACCGAGATCCCCTGGGGCGCCAGCTCGGCGTAAAGCGCCTCGGCCAGCGCGCGCACCGCGAACTTGCTCATCGAATAGGGCGAGGCCTCGGGGGCGCTGAGATGGCCGCTGACGCTGCCCATCAGGACCAGGCGCCCGCGGGATTTCTTCAGGTCCTCCAGCCCGGCCCGCACCGTGCGCAACAGGCCGAAGACGTTGGTCTCGAACTGTCGGCGAAAGTCTTCCAAGGCGAGCTTCTCGAAGCGCCCCACCACTCCGAAGCCGGAGTTGGCGACGACCACGTCGATGCGGCCGAAGGCCTCCCGCGCCTTCGCCATCGCCGCCTCCAGGTCGCCGTCGCGGGTGACGTCGCAGGCCGAGGCCAGGGCGCGGGCGCCGGAGGCCTGAAGCTCCGCCGCCAGGGTCTCGAGGCGGTCGAGGCGCCGCGCGGTCAACACCAGGGCCGCGCCCTCGCGGGCGAACTCCCGCGCCAGGGCGGCGCCGATCCCGGAGGAGGCGCCGGTGAGAAAGACGGTTTGGCCGGTGAATCGGGGCATGGGCTCACTCAGGCCTAATGCATTCGCGGCCTTCTTAGAACAGTTTTTTGCGCGCGACCCGGGTCAGCTCGAGAAGGGCCGGATTTTGCAGCCGCTTTTGGATGGAGATGGCGAAAAATTCCTCGCGGAGCCCCTTTAGCTTGCCCAGCGCCCGAACCCCGTATTGCCGGGAGATCTCCGCCGCCACCGCGACGGGCGCGGCGAAGAGCCCCTTGCCGGCCAGTCCGAAGGACTTGAGCAAGGCGCTGTCCTCGAACTCGCCGACGATCTCGGGACGGATCCCCCGGGCCTCGAACCAGTCGTCGAGGGAGCGCCGCAGCGCCGTGTGCGCCGCCGGCATCAGGAAGGGCGCGCCCTCCAGCGAGCGGGGAAAGCCGCGGGCGAACTTTCGAGCCAAGGTGGGCGCGCCGAACACCGCGGTATCCGAGGCGCCCAGCGGATGGTTGAAGGCGCGCAGCTTCGTCCAAGGACTGACCGGCGCGTCGGAGATCACAAGGTCCAATTGATGCAGGGCCAGCTCGGTCAAGAGCCGCTCGGGACGGTCCTCGCGGCAGACCAGATGGATCTTCTCGGGCATGGCGAAAACCGGCTCGAGCAGGCGGTAGGCGACCGCCTTGGGCACGACGTCGGCCACCCCGACGACGAGTTCGACGGGCCGGCCCGTCGGACGGCCCCTCACGGAATCGACCAAGTCCCGTCCCAAGGCGAAGATTTCCTCGGCGTAACGATAGACGCTTCTCCCGACGTCGGTCAGCGTCAGGCGCCTCCCCTCCCGGACGAAGAGCTTCTCCCCCAGGTTGCCCTCGAGGCTGCGGATCTGGGCGCTGATCGCGGGCTGCGACAAGGAGAGTTTTGCCGCGGCCGGCGCCAGGCCGCCCTCCTTGGCGACGGTGTAGAAATAGAGCAGATGATGGTAGTTGAGCCATTCCATGAAAAAATAATACTTAAATATTTTAGAACTGTTAACGATAAATTATTTAATTTTTTTATATTTTCGGTCTGGGCACACTGACCCCGTTGAATCCAAAACAAAGGAGAACCTATGAAAACCGACATCCGCGGAGTCAAAAAGCTGATCAGCCCCGCCATTCGCGAGCACGCCAGGCGCCGTATCCACTTCGCCCTGGGACGCTTCGAGGACCGGATCCTGTCCCTGACCCTGAGACTGAGCGACCCCAACGGACCCCGAGGGGGCCAGGACAAATGCTGTAAAATCGAGGCCAAGCTGCGCGGCTCCTCGTCCCTCTTCGTGGAAGAGACCGGGACCGACCTCTACGCGGCGATCGACCTGGCCGTCGAGCGTCTGGGGCACGCGATCCGGCGCCACGTCGAGAAGCGCAAGGATGTCCCGCGTCGCGCCCAGCCGGTTTTCGGATGGGACAACCTGAGGGAATAAGATGGAAACCGGACTATTTTTCGCCCTCGGCCTGGCCTTCCTGATCTTGGGCGGGGAGCTCCTGGTGAAGGGGGCCTCCCGCCTGGCCGCCTTGATGAAAATTTCGCCCTTGGTGGCGGGCCTGACCGTCGTCGCCTACGGGACCAGCTCGCCCGAGCTGGCGACCAACCTGATCGCAGTCTACGAGAACAAGCTGGACATCGCCGTCGGCAACGTCGTCGGCAGCAACATCTTCAACATCTTTCTCATTTTGGGTCTCTCCGCCTTGATCGTGCCCTTGGTCGTGCACCGCCAAGTGGTCCGGCTCGACGTCCCGATCATGATCGGGGCCTCCCTCATGCTGTTATTGCTTGGCTTGGACGGCGCCTTAAATCGCTTTGACGGAATCTTGCTTGTCGCGGCCGTGATTTTCTACACCGTATTCATCATTCGCGAGAGTCGGCGGGAGCAGCGGCAAGACGAGGCACCGAAAGCCGCTCCCGATCTGGCGACTGCGGAAGGACGCGGCAAGACTTGGCTTGTCTCGATCGCCTTGGTGTTGGGCGGGCTCGGGGCCCTGGTCCTCGGCTCGAACTGGCTGGTGGACTCCGCCATCGTCATCGCGAAGGGTCTGGGCGTCAGCGAGTTGGTCATCGGACTGACTCTGGTCGCGGCCGGGACCAGCCTGCCCGAAGTCATCACCTCGGTCGTCGCCGCCCTGCGCGGGCAGCGGGATATCGCAGTGGGCAACGTGGTGGGCAGCAATATCTACAATATCCTAGCGATCCTCGGGCTCTCCAGCATCCTCGCCAAGGACGGCATCCCGCTTTCCCCCGCCACCCTCGGCTTCGACATCCCGGTCATGATCGGCGCCTCGGTCGCCTGCCTGCCCATCTTTTTCACGGGACATCGCATCGCCCGCTGGGAAGGCGCTCTCTTCCTGCTCTACTACGTCGCCTACACCCTCTTCCTGATCCTGAAATCCCTGCAGCATGATAGCCTGCCCCTGTTTAGCGGCTGGATGCTGGGCTATGTCATCCCGCTGACCGCGGTCACACTGATGGTCTATTTCCTGCGCGCGATGGTGGAGCATTCCCGCAGGCCGGCGGCGAGCCGCTGAGTAAAAACTCAGCTCAAGGTCACACCCAGCAGCTTGCCGATGAGAAAGGTGGCCGCGCCGGCGCTGCCGCCGATCAAGAGCATGCGCAGCCCGCTCCACACCGCGCGACGGCCGGTGAAGAGACTTAAGGTGGCGCCGACGCCGAACAGCGCGCAGGCGGTGAGACCGACGGAGACCCAAAGGCCGTGCGGATGGCGCGAGAACAGAAAGGGCAAAAGCGGGATCAGGGCCCCGCCGGAAAAGGACAGAAAGGAAAAGATCGCCGCGCCCCAAGGCGAGCCGAGCTCCTCGATATTGAGCCCCAACTCCTCGCGGGCCAGGGTGTCGAGAGCGCGGTCCGGATTGGCGATGATCTTGTGCGCCAAGTCGCGCGCCTCCGCTTGGGTGAGGCCTTTCGCCTGGTAGATCAGCGCCAGCTCTTCCGCCTCCTGTTCGGGGTAGGCCTGCAATTCCTTTTTCTCGAGGTCGATCTGGTGCTCGAACATCTCGCGCTGCGAGGTCACCGAGATGAACTCCCCTGCCCCCATCGAAAAGGCCCCCGCCAAAAGACCGGCGATCCCTGAGAGCAGGATGAAGAGCTTGTCGTTGGAGGCGCCCGCGATACCCATGATCAGGCTGGCGTTGGAGACCAGGCCGTCGTTGACCCCGAAGACGGCGGCGCGCAGGTTGCCCGTAACGCCGGGGCCACGGTGGCGACGGCCGACCTGCTCGACGTCGGTTGGCATCGGGTGTCCCGGCAGGGCCTTGGAATAAGCGGAGAGGCCGCGGATCTTCATCGCAGCCAGGACCGGCTTGAGGCGGCGCGGCTCGAAGCGCTCGATCAGGGCGGCCACGCTGCGGGCGCGGAGGTCGGGGCGATAGGGCGGCGGCGGCTTGTCTTGGGACTTGAGCTTTTCGGCCCATATTTCCGCCTGTTTTTCCGCCTCGACGGCGAGCTTGGCGAAAAGCGCCGCAATGTCCTGGCGCGGCTCGCGGCGCGCGAGGATGCCGTAGAGGTAGGCGGACTGCCTTTCTTCTTTCCAGGAGCGGAGGCCATTCATAAATTGACAGGATTCCCGCCGGGAAGATAATGCTTCGGCATGAAAAAGAAACTCCTATTTTTCTTAGCCGCCGCCCTCTTTTCCCTGAGCTCGGCCGCCGGCTTCGCCCAGAACACCTCCATGGACATCGGGGAGGGCGCCGAGTTCTGCGAAAAATACGCGAAAAAGCCCATCGAGAAGAAAAACGTCTACATCGTTTGGGTCCAGGGCTTCTTCAGCGCCTTCAACGCGCTGGACCCCAAGACGAAAAACATCGCCGGCTCGAAGGACTACCACTTTGTGCGGCAATGGCTCGACGACTACTGCAAGGCCAATCCCAAGGTCTATTTCGGCGAGGCGGTGCGCATGCTGATCGAAGAACTCTACCCCAATCGCACGCCCAACAACCCCAACACGACGCCCAAGACCTGGGGCGCGGGCGACAAGATCGTCATTCCCAATTAATCTTTTTTTCGCTTCTCCACCTTGTCGAAGAGCTGCGGCGGCAATGGCTCGTAGCGGGAGAACTCCGTCCGGTGGAAGCCCGCCCCGTGCGTCAGGCTGCGCAAGTCGGTCGCGTACTTGAAGAGCTCCGCCATCGGGACCTCGCCCTGCACGACCTGCATCTCCCCGTCCTGCGTCATGCCGACGATCTTCCCGCGCCGCGCGCTTAAATCGTTGGTGATCGCCCCGGTGAACTCGGCCGGCGCCGCGACTTCGACGCGCATGATCGGCTCGAGCAAGATGGCCCGAGCCTCCTCCTCGGCCTTCTTCAGGGCCATGGAGCCCGCGATCTGGAAGGCCAGGTCGGAGGAATCGACGGAGTGGTAGGTCCCGTCGCAGAGTGTGACCTTCAAGTCCACCACCGGATAGCCGGCCAAGGTTCCTTTCTGCATGGCGTCCTTCACGCCGGCCTCGACGGCCGGGATGTATTTGGCAGGGATCACCCCGCCCTTGATCGCGTCGACGAACTCGAAGCCCGAACCCAAGGGCCGCGGCTCGACCTCCAGCCAGACGTCGCCGTACTGGCCGTGGCCGCCGGACTGCTTCTTGTACTTGCCCTGCACCTTTACCTTGCGCGTGATCGTCTCGCGGTAGGGCACGTGGGGCCTGCCCAGCGTGATCTCGATCCCGTGCCGCTCCTTGAGGCGCTCGGTCAGCACCTCGATGTGGACCTCGCCCCTACCCGAGACGATGGTCTCGCCGGTCTCGGGGTCGATGTGAAAATGGCAGGTCGGGTCGTTGGCGCTGAGCTTCCCCAAGGCCAAGCCGAGCTTCTCTTGGTCTTGCCGCGTCTTGGGATGGATCGCGAGGGAGAGGACCGGCTCGGGAAAGACGATCGGCGGGTATTGGATCGGCCGCGCCGGATCGCCCAGCGTGTCGCCCAAGCGCGTGTTCTTGAGCTTCGCGACGCCGACGACCTCGCCCACGGTGGCCTCCGCCACCTCCTTGCGCTCCTTGCCCTGGAAGACGAAGAGGTGGCCGAGGCGTTCGCTCGCCTGGCTGCGCGCGTTGCGCAGGTCTTCGCCGTGGCGCAGCGTGCCGGAAAACACCTTCATAAAATAGATGTCGCCGACCCCGGGATCCGAGAGCACCTTGAAGACCTGCGCCGAGGCCGACTCGGCGACGAAGGGCTTGCGGACCTCGGCCTCGCCGCTCTGCGGCTGCGTCCCCGTCTTCTCCGGCAGGCGGTCGGGCGGCAGGATCAAATGATCGAGGGTGTCGAGCAACAGGACGATCCCCTGCGGCGGTAGGGCGCTGCCGACCAAGACCGGCAGAATCTCTTCGTCCTCGATGTCCTGAATCAAGCGGGGCAGGACGTCGTCCTTTTTCAAGGTCTCGCCGCCCGCCAGTCTTTCGAAGAGGGCCTCGTCGGTCTCGGCGATCTCCTCGATCAGGCGGCGCTGGGCCGCCTGAAAACGCTCACTTTCCTCCGGGGGCACGGGCTTCTCCACCGCCTGCCCCTTCTCGTAGAGGAAGGCGCGCCCGTCGATCAGGTCGAGGACGCCGCGAAAGCCGGGCCCCGCGCCGATGGGCAGGCTGACCGGATGGGCGTGCTTGCTCAGCTGCGACTGGATCGCGGCCAGGGTCTTGT
This genomic stretch from Deltaproteobacteria bacterium PRO3 harbors:
- a CDS encoding calcium/sodium antiporter, coding for METGLFFALGLAFLILGGELLVKGASRLAALMKISPLVAGLTVVAYGTSSPELATNLIAVYENKLDIAVGNVVGSNIFNIFLILGLSALIVPLVVHRQVVRLDVPIMIGASLMLLLLGLDGALNRFDGILLVAAVIFYTVFIIRESRREQRQDEAPKAAPDLATAEGRGKTWLVSIALVLGGLGALVLGSNWLVDSAIVIAKGLGVSELVIGLTLVAAGTSLPEVITSVVAALRGQRDIAVGNVVGSNIYNILAILGLSSILAKDGIPLSPATLGFDIPVMIGASVACLPIFFTGHRIARWEGALFLLYYVAYTLFLILKSLQHDSLPLFSGWMLGYVIPLTAVTLMVYFLRAMVEHSRRPAASR
- the raiA gene encoding ribosome-associated translation inhibitor RaiA, encoding MKTDIRGVKKLISPAIREHARRRIHFALGRFEDRILSLTLRLSDPNGPRGGQDKCCKIEAKLRGSSSLFVEETGTDLYAAIDLAVERLGHAIRRHVEKRKDVPRRAQPVFGWDNLRE
- a CDS encoding LysR family transcriptional regulator, producing the protein MEWLNYHHLLYFYTVAKEGGLAPAAAKLSLSQPAISAQIRSLEGNLGEKLFVREGRRLTLTDVGRSVYRYAEEIFALGRDLVDSVRGRPTGRPVELVVGVADVVPKAVAYRLLEPVFAMPEKIHLVCREDRPERLLTELALHQLDLVISDAPVSPWTKLRAFNHPLGASDTAVFGAPTLARKFARGFPRSLEGAPFLMPAAHTALRRSLDDWFEARGIRPEIVGEFEDSALLKSFGLAGKGLFAAPVAVAAEISRQYGVRALGKLKGLREEFFAISIQKRLQNPALLELTRVARKKLF
- a CDS encoding elongation factor G — protein: MARPGALGKNPPRGAARFFLGGPPAAALSWRQEGEMALAPEKIRSFTLLGASGSGKTSLAEALLFTAGVTHRLGRVDEGSSVLDQDPEELKRKITLSSKVQSLDYQGYRLYFADCPGFPDFAAEAAAPLAMLDAAVIVVDATVGVDVATKQFFQAAVAQKKPILFFVNKMDKEHADFDKTLAAIQSQLSKHAHPVSLPIGAGPGFRGVLDLIDGRAFLYEKGQAVEKPVPPEESERFQAAQRRLIEEIAETDEALFERLAGGETLKKDDVLPRLIQDIEDEEILPVLVGSALPPQGIVLLLDTLDHLILPPDRLPEKTGTQPQSGEAEVRKPFVAESASAQVFKVLSDPGVGDIYFMKVFSGTLRHGEDLRNARSQASERLGHLFVFQGKERKEVAEATVGEVVGVAKLKNTRLGDTLGDPARPIQYPPIVFPEPVLSLAIHPKTRQDQEKLGLALGKLSANDPTCHFHIDPETGETIVSGRGEVHIEVLTERLKERHGIEITLGRPHVPYRETITRKVKVQGKYKKQSGGHGQYGDVWLEVEPRPLGSGFEFVDAIKGGVIPAKYIPAVEAGVKDAMQKGTLAGYPVVDLKVTLCDGTYHSVDSSDLAFQIAGSMALKKAEEEARAILLEPIMRVEVAAPAEFTGAITNDLSARRGKIVGMTQDGEMQVVQGEVPMAELFKYATDLRSLTHGAGFHRTEFSRYEPLPPQLFDKVEKRKKD
- a CDS encoding SDR family oxidoreductase, which gives rise to MPRFTGQTVFLTGASSGIGAALAREFAREGAALVLTARRLDRLETLAAELQASGARALASACDVTRDGDLEAAMAKAREAFGRIDVVVANSGFGVVGRFEKLALEDFRRQFETNVFGLLRTVRAGLEDLKKSRGRLVLMGSVSGHLSAPEASPYSMSKFAVRALAEALYAELAPQGISVTLISPGFVATEIRHVDNQGLYRAEAKDPVPAWLQMPAEKAARQIVRAVARRRREKIVTWHGKAFVLIGRLCPGLIPRLFRRLSRKVRRGR